In a genomic window of Gossypium arboreum isolate Shixiya-1 chromosome 9, ASM2569848v2, whole genome shotgun sequence:
- the LOC108454256 gene encoding peroxisomal ATPase pex6-like, with amino-acid sequence MDQKHVLLSALGVGVGVGMGLGLVSGQSRLTGSGSAASTGLTLENMEKELIRQIVDGRESQVRFDEFPYYLSEQTRTLLTSAAYVHLKHADVSKYTRNLSPASKALLLSGPSELYQQMLARALAHYFESKLLLLDVTDFSLRIHNKYGTPKESCFKRSPSESALERLSGLFSSFSLLPQEEPKGRLKRQSSSVDIASRGNEGPPKLRRNASVSDNMNGLASKCSPANLAPMSRTSSLFFDEKLLIQALYKVLVYVSRAAPIVLYLRDVDKLLFRSQRFYNFFQQMLKKLSGNVLILGSRVVDLGNDQELEERLAVLFPYNIEIRPPEEEQHLVNWKSLLEKDMNMIQTQDNKNHIIEVLSANDLDCDDLDSICIADTMALGRYIEEVVVSAISYHLMNNKDPEYRNGKLVISSKSLAYGLSIFQGKSIGNYRLKLKAPTEALKEAGTLSVGIKPESKSGIQTGTGTTNPEKTDGENSASVIKVPEVVPDNEFEKRIRHEVIPANEINVTFADIGALDETKECLQELVMLPLKRPDLFKGGLLKPCRGILLFGPPGTGKTMLAKAIAREAGASFINVSMSTIASKWFGEDEKNVRALFTLAAKVSPTIIFVDEVDSMLGQRTRVGEHEAMRKIKNEFMTHWDGLLTKPGERILVLAATNRPFDLDEAIIRRFERRIMVGLPGVENREKIFRTLLAKEKVEENLNYAELAAMTEGYTGSDLKNLCTTAAYRPVRELIQQERLKDMERKKKEAEGQNSDDPSTKNDNVEERVITLRPLNMEDLRQAKNQVAASFSSEGAGMNELKQWNELYGEGGSRKEQLSYFL; translated from the exons ATGGATCAAAAGCATGTACTGTTATCAGCATTGGGTGTAGGGGTAGGGGTAGGGATGGGGCTGGGATTGGTTTCGGGTCAGAGCAGATTGACCGGAAGCGGTTCGGCTGCATCAACCGGCCTCACGTTGGAGAATATGGAGAAAGAATTGATCCGCCAAATCGTTGATGGCAGAGAAAGTCAAGTCAGATTTGATGAGTTCCCATATTACCTTAG TGAGCAGACACGAACGTTGTTGACCAGTGCTGCCTATGTCCACCTGAAACATGCCGATGTTTCCAAGTACACAAGGAACCTTTCCCCTGCTAGTAAAGCCTTATTGCTATCGGGACCTTCGG AACTTTACCAACAAATGCTTGCCAGAGCTTTAGCTCATTACTTCGAATCAAAGTTGCTGCTGTTGGATGTAACTGACTTTTCCTTAAGA ATTCACAATAAATATGGAACACCCAAAGAAtct TGTTTCAAAAGATCCCCTTCGGAATCAGCACTAGAGCGGTTGTCTGGTCTGTTCAGTTCTTTTTCACTCCTTCCACAAGAGGAACCTAAGG GTAGATTGAAGCGGCAAAGCAGTAGTGTGGATATTGCATCAAG AGGAAATGAAGGCCCTCCAAAGCTCCGAAGAAATGCCTCTGTATCGGACAATATGAATGGCCTTGCCTCCAAATGCTCTCCTGCAAATCTAG CTCCTATGTCGCGGACAAGCAGTTTGTTTTTCGATGAGAAGTTGCTTATACAAGCTCTTTACAAGGTGTTGGTTTATGTGTCGAGAGCCGCTCCCATTGTGCTGTATCTTAGAGATGTTGATAAGCTCTTGTTTAGATCGCAACGGTTCTATAATTTCTTCCAACAAATGTTGAAGAAACTGTCTGGGAATGTGTTGATACTTGGGTCACGAGTTGTCGATCTCGGCAACGACCAAGAGTTGGAAGAAAGGCTAGCTGTGCTTTTCCCTTACAACATTGAGATCAGGCCACCAGAAGAAGAACAACATCTTGTCAACTGGAAATCTTTACTTGAGAAAGACATGAACATGATCCAAACTCAGGATAATAAAAATCACATCATCGAGGTGCTTTCGGCTAACGATCTCGATTGCGATGATCTCGATTCTATCTGCATTGCAGACACAATGGCACTCGGTAGATACATTGAGGAAGTTGTGGTGTCTGCCATTTCTTATCATTTGATGAACAATAAGGATCCCGAATACAGAAATGGAAAACTCGTCATATCATCGAAAAG TTTGGCATATGGATTGAGCATATTCCAGGGGAAGTCCATCGGCAATTACAGGTTAAAACTGAAGGCACCAACTGAAGCATTAAAG GAAGCTGGAACACTTTCTGTAGGTATTAAACCAGAATCAAAATCTGGAATCCAAACCGGAACTGGAACCACAAATCCTGAAAAGACTGACGGTGAAAATTCTGCTTCAGTCATCAAAGTTCCT GAAGTTGTTCCAGACAACGAATTCGAAAAGAGAATAAGACACGAGGTCATACCAGCAAACGAGATCAACGTTACATTTGCTGACATTGGTGCCTTAGATGAGACGAAAGAATGCCTGCAAGAGCTAGTGATGCTTCCCTTGAAAAGGCCAGACCTTTTCAAAGGTGGCCTTCTAAAGCCTTGCAGGGGAATATTGTTGTTCGGTCCACCCGGCACTGGGAAGACAATGCTAGCCAAAGCCATTGCCAGGGAAGCTGGAGCTAGCTTCATTAATGTGTCGATGTCGACCATTGCTTCTAAATGGTTCGGGGAAGACGAGAAGAACGTCCGAGCTTTGTTCACATTGGCAGCCAAGGTCTCTCCGACAATTATATTTGTTGATGAGGTCGACAGCATGCTTGGCCAGAGGACTCGAGTTGGAGAGCACGAAGCTATGCGGAAGATAAAAAACGAGTTTATGACTCACTGGGATGGACTCTTGACAAAACCAGGTGAACGTATTCTTGTCCTTGCTGCAACCAACAGGCCATTCGACCTTGATGAAGCTATCATTAGGCGTTTTGAGCGTAG AATCATGGTCGGGCTTCCAGGTGTAGAGAACAGGGAAAAGATTTTTAGAACTCTTCTGGCAAAGGAAAAAGTAGAAGAAAATCTAAATTATGCCGAGCTTGCAGCCATGACTGAAGGATATACTGGAAGTGACCTTAAG AATTTATGCACAACAGCCGCTTATCGTCCAGTTAGAGAGTTAATACAGCAAGAGAGATTGAAGGATATG gagagaaagaagaaagaagCTGAAGGG
- the LOC108457060 gene encoding uncharacterized protein LOC108457060 has protein sequence MDSRFSNVGFPANYSLNAFKILGISMQVGGTGGAYNMDTVLRLDSAGSSVSDVSASKGIKRKWSSMDGSIRGQTGSLLALGLGRSSSSSDSKGSSTTACTTTSSAKEADEESSMDIELDFTLHLGNEKVINPKKSASSSPKGLDLQRNVDLELSLSSGLSESDITSVHLSSSPSQSVMKMPTAVEGFPNEDERSTSCRWKPGIGLPSFQSLPAKEASVFCKEVPRGIDLSAIVPELSSSVITTPKSSATCTSGMTRQQQPQHRSSSSKTCQVEGCVRGARGASGRCISHGGGRRCQKPGCHKGAEGRTVYCKAHGGGRRCEFLGCTKSAEGRTDFCIAHGGGRRCGHDGCTRAARGKSGLCIRHGGGKRCQMENCTRSAEGLSGLCISHGGGRRCQFIGCTKGAQGSTMFCKAHGGGKRCTYLGCTKGAEGSTPFCKGHGGGKRCAFQGGGVCTKSVHGGTNFCVAHGGGKRCVMPECTKSARGRTDYCVRHGGGKRCKFEGCGKSAQGSTDFCKAHGGGKRCSWGHPGSEYGNQPSGPCNYFAKGKTGLCVLHSSLVQDKRVHGGATLGPIVEDQKLGKSGEMKEIVNAMDANVDTRKIWSNVEASASTSCSSLNQYGVPNACNSVSKGGFSVLAPEGRVHGGSLLAMLAGGSCVGSANRAGFTGNPSGPNKSIKPPQNWM, from the coding sequence ATGGATTCCAGGTTCTCAAACGTGGGGTTCCCTGCTAATTATTCTTTGAATGCATTCAAGATTTTGGGTATTtcaatgcaagttggaggaactgGGGGTGCGTATAACATGGATACTGTTCTACGTCTTGATTCTGCTGGCTCTTCAGTCTCTGACGTGTCTGCATCAAAGGGAATCAAGAGGAAGTGGAGTTCGATGGATGGATCCATCCGTGGGCAAACTGGGTCGTTATTGGCTCTTGGGCTAGGCCGCTCCTCTAGTTCCTCAGACAGCAAGGGGAGTTCAACAACTGCTTGTACTACTACATCTTCAGCCAAAGAAGCTGATGAAGAGTCCTCAATGGATATTGAATTGGATTTTACCCTCCATCTTGGCAACGAAAAAGTAATCAACCCCAAGAAATCTGCTAGTTCAAGTCCAAAAGGACTTGATTTGCAGCGAAATGTGGACCTGGAATTAAGTCTTTCATCTGGGCTTTCTGAATCTGATATCACTAGTGTCCATCTTAGCTCTTCTCCCAGTCAGTCAGTTATGAAGATGCCAACAGCAGTTGAAGGCTTCCCAAATGAAGATGAAAGATCTACATCTTGTCGCTGGAAACCTGGAATTGGTTTGCCTTCATTCCAGAGTTTACCAGCAAAAGAGGCTAGTGTCTTCTGCAAGGAGGTTCCAAGAGGCATTGATCTTTCTGCTATTGTTCCAGAGCTATCTTCAAGCGTGATTACTACACCGAAAAGCTCGGCCACCTGCACTTCCGGGATGACACGGCAACAACAGCCACAACATCGCAGCTCTAGTTCAAAGACATGTCAGGTTGAAGGATGTGTAAGGGGGGCCAGAGGTGCTTCTGGCCGTTGCATATCTCATGGTGGTGGCAGGAGATGTCAAAAGCCTGGCTGCCACAAGGGAGCAGAGGGCCGGACTGTGTATTGCAAGGCCCATGGTGGTGGTCGGCGATGTGAATTTCTTGGTTGCACAAAAAGTGCAGAAGGCCGTACTGATTTCTGCATTGCCCATGGTGGTGGTCGGAGATGTGGCCATGATGGATGCACTCGAGCTGCCAGAGGCAAATCGGGACTATGTATACGTCATGGTGGTGGGAAGAGATGTCAAATGGAAAACTGCACTAGGAGTGCTGAAGGCCTCTCAGGACTCTGCATCTCACATGGAGGCGGGCGGAGATGCCAATTTATAGGATGCACAAAGGGGGCACAAGGGAGCACCATGTTCTGCAAGGCACATGGTGGTGGAAAAAGGTGCACATATCTGGGATGTACAAAGGGTGCTGAAGGGAGTACTCCTTTCTGTAAGGGCCATGGAGGGGGAAAAAGATGTGCATTTCAAGGTGGTGGTGTTTGTACAAAGAGTGTGCATGGAGGAACCAACTTTTGTGTAGCACATGGTGGAGGTAAGAGGTGTGTGATGCCTGAATGCACAAAGAGTGCAAGGGGACGTACTGACTATTGTGTTCGCCATGGTGGAGGCAAAAGATGCAAGTTTGAAGGGTGTGGCAAAAGTGCACAAGGTAGCACGGATTTCTGCAAGGCACATGGTGGAGGAAAGAGGTGCTCCTGGGGCCATCCTGGGTCAGAATATGGGAACCAACCTTCTGGTCCTTGTAACTATTTTGCAAAGGGCAAGACAGGTCTCTGTGTGCTCCACAGCAGCCTGGTCCAAGATAAGAGGGTTCATGGGGGTGCAACTCTTGGGCCTATTGTTGAAGACCAGAAACTCGGCAAGTCTGGGGAGATGAAAGAGATTGTTAATGCCATGGACGCAAATGTCGACACTAGGAAAATATGGAGTAACGTAGAAGCTTCTGCAAGCACAAGTTGTTCTAGTTTGAATCAATATGGAGTTCCAAATGCTTGTAACTCTGTCTCCAAAGGAGGGTTCTCTGTTTTAGCTCCTGAAGGTAGAGTCCATGGTGGGAGTTTGTTGGCAATGCTAGCAGGCGGTTCCTGTGTTGGCTCAGCCAACAGGGCAGGTTTTACCGGCAATCCATCAGGGCCAAATAAATCTATTAAGCCACCACAGAACTGGATGTAG